The genomic window gGGGCATCCTCTGCTGGGTATTGAACAGAGGCACAGCTGTGACTGGAAATTCCCCGAGCAGTTCCACCTCTCTGTAGGTGTGTGTGCACATCTTTCCCCATCTTCACCCTCTGACAGGCCAATGACCCTGGTTTTGCCATCAGATTTTCATGTAGATAATGAATATTTGGTATCACTTTCCTCATCTTCACCTTCTGGTAGGCCAATGACCCTTTTTTTGTCATCAATTCTTCATTTAGAAAATGAATATTTGGTATCACTTTCCCCACCTTCACCTTCTGATAGGCCAATGACCCTGGTTTTGCCATCAGATTTTCATGTAGATAATGAATATTTGGTATCACTTTCCTCATCTTCACCTTCTGGTAGGCCAATGACCCTTTTTTTGTCATCAATTCTTCATTTAGAAAATGAATATTTGGTATCACTTTCCCCACCTTCACCTTCTGATAGGCCAATGACCCTTTTTTTGCCATCAATTCTTCATTTAGAAAATGAATATTTGGTATCACTTTCCCCATCTTCACCCTCTGACCCTGTTTTTGCCATCAGATTTTCATGTAGATAATGAATATTTGGTATCACTTTCCTCATCTTCACCTTCTGGTAGGCCAatgacccttttttttttttggccatcAGTTCTTCATTTAGGTAATGAATATTTGGGGATTACCAGTAACTGCAAAAATAATTGTAGCAGTTAATGGTGTGTGCAACAGAGCCTTTTTCACTCTGGTAATTCATAGTCTAAAATATGTGTTGGGAAGGAGAGTATCATGTTTTGcaggtttaaaaatatttgtctggAAACTCCCAGAATTGAGCTTTAACTATTCTAAGGGCTCTGGTTGtaaaaactgaacaaaacaaCCCTGATGTTGTGTATTGCTTCAACTGTGGTGCTAAACTGTCCTTCCTGGGCTCTGAGGGCAGGGCAAGGGTCAAAACATGGAAGAAAGTCAGAGCACTGAAGTGGAAAAATAAGAACTAAAATATGTCAGAATAGGTGCTCTTGCTGCTCTAAAAGTTAAGCAGAGTTTTACCAGGCCTGACCTCATGGTAGGGCTTTAAATATCTGCAGAATGAAGAAAGAACCAGGACAAATGAATTCATCTTTGGCCTGGAGTTGGTTTTACACCCTATAGGAGTCAGAATCATTCAAAGCCtgcatttaaatataaatttgatAAAAGTGATTCATAAAATCAGGACAATGGTTTCATCACTGACCAGGTACCTCCTAAATAACAGAAAACTCCCAAATAGCATTTAACAGTCCTGCAGGGATGCACTAAACATGGTCTGAGGCCAAGGTTTTCTGCAGGGAGGAGATCAGCTCCTGGTGTTCCTGTGGGACCTTAGCAGAGGGGTAGAACTGGCTGGAAAAGCCAATTCTTACACAAATCAGTGTTTTTAAGAGGAGGGGTTGtgctgggagggcagagctgcctggtgatgatgatgatgatgatgatgatgatgaggttTCAGGATGATGTAGGATCCCTGCAGAGGTTCTTGCTGAGAGATTTTTCTCACATGCACTTCACATCCAGTTGAGTCATAAATGCAATTAAGCAATAAATGAGACTGTGATTCAAGTTTTCCTTTGCTTATCTTTTAAATCTGTCTCCAAAGGTGAATTAGAAATTCCAGGTTTCAGCTCTCTTAACATCAGGTAATGGAAACAAAGATCTCTCTATAGGATCATcaactggtttgggttggaaaagctcTCCAAGATTAAAAAGtccaacccagcactgccatgtttACCCCTAAAACATGCAGTGTGTGCTTTCTGTTGGAAACCATTCAAATCCCACATGTGCTGAGGATGTGATCAGAGAACCTGAtgctcagctcctcaggggatGGGGGTTTGTGCACTTCCTCCTCCCCATGGCCAGCCCCAGCAAGGGCTGGCTGATGGTCTGGGGAcacctgctggggacaccagccctgccccaaGGAGGGACCTGCAGGCTGGGACTCCTGTGTGCAGAGAGTCCCAGGAAAAGTGGGATTTCCCATCAGGAAAGGTGATTCTGGGAATGGACTGCAGAGCAGTGACCTGGGTCAGTCTGCAGTGGAGGAGGGAGCTCCACATGGAAGGGTTCAACTCCacattcccactgctgctcctgctcttgctCCCATTAGGTGTGCACAGGTAATTGATGATTTGCAGAGGGGTCTCAGAACTTTGTTTCTCAGTTTTATTGCCACTGTTTCCTTGGGTTTTACATAAGAGGGTGTTTGTTACAGCTCCTGCAGTTTCCAACTAGGTCAGTAAAAGTGTCCTTGTCCCTATTCCTTGAACAATCAGCTCCCTAAAGCCAGACAGTCTGATAGCAGTTTGTGATTAATGCTCCCAGCAATTATAAAGTGGAAGGTCTTAAATTACATTTGTTAACTAAGACCAGTACATGAAACATGAAGTGACTTTGTCTTCCTTGTTGCAGATCCATAACatggtggcagtgctggaagtgatctccagcctggagaaatATCCCATTACCAAAGAGGCACTTGAGGTATGTCACCCTCTgaacatgatttttttaaatgtataaaaggacttttccctgcctttccaaTTTCCATCCGAGCTTTTCTGGAAACAATAGATGGATTGCAAAGGATTCACAATTAAGATATTATTTTGTCATCTCGCTGAACACAGGGATCCTTTCTGGGCCCAGATCAGTATTCTGGGCAGCACAGTTCCTGTTTGTGCAGGGCACTACATTAATCATCACTTGCCACTGATTAATTCTGTTGTACTCAGCAATATCACCCTGCACTTCTGGTCACCTTTGTAGACATTTGGTGACAAAACACCTAAAATctgaaataggaaaattaatcttAAATGCAGATAAGCAGATTTCAAGGCCTGATATTTGTGGTGAGGTCAGATGTAGAGAGAGCTGAACTCTCACTGGTCACTTGTAGAAACAGTCCAAAGACGTTTTCTGGGTGaattatatatttctttttcactccTTGTATTGAAATTAGCGGTGTTCTTGCTTTTAACTGTTGCTTAATTACAACTCCACCTGTATTTCAACATATCTATGACAACAGGTTGCATATTTCTCTCACAGTCTGGTCTGTGGTCTCCTTTGAAGTACTTTCCTTAAGAAATCTGACTTGTGGAACAGttctttgttttcaaatgtgCTTTGGGAACAATCAAACACTTCCTTCCGCTCACGAAACCACCTTGGGACTCCCTGGGAATGTTGTTTAAATGGCTTTTTCATACATTTCCACAAGGCTGGGGAAtgaagggagaggagagaggtggAGGAAAAAGGTAGGACCCAACTCACACCTGGTAGTCAGGTTTGtcaaatggaaatttttattGTTAACAAGTTGCTGTAACAGGCAAAGATCCTGGAATTCTTTTCTCTTGGCTCTCTCTGCAGATCTTTCACTTCCCTTGTGATAAACACACGCCTTTGGGTGCTGCATTTCCCCTCGAATCTGAACATGCACCCTTATTCTTAAAGgttatttctcattaaaaaattccttcctgatgtttttcccagctctcctgctttTACCAGGGAATAAAGACAGCATGACTGGAAACCTGCAGTCAGTTTCATGTGGCAGAGCGCTGGACTAATCCTTTCCAAAAACATTAATTCAACACTTAAATCTTTAGTGTTTTTAACCAGGTGTTTCTCAGGGGCGAGCATTACAAGGCAGAACCATTCCTTAAGGATTTTGCTTGGAATGATACATGTTTGTAAACCACCTTGTCTGTCTTTGTAGGAAACCAGACTCGGGAGGCTTATCAATGAGGTGAGGAAGAAGACATCCAATGAGGAACTTGCCAAACGTGCCAAGAAATTGCTGAGGAATTGGCAGAAGTTGATAGAACCCGTAACCCAGAACGAGCCAGTGCCAAGGGGGCTGCCCAACCCGCCAGGATCAGCAAATGGAGGTGCCCACAACTGCAAACCAGACTCCCAACTTCCTGCTGTGCCCGGCGCCAAGCCCATCAGCGAACTGAAAAGCAGGAATGATATCCAGAAACTCAATTCTCCAAAAACAGAGAAACTGGGaaataggaaaaggaaaggtgATCACAGGGATGGGCATCAGGGCCCTCCTCCCCCAAAGGTCTCCAAAGCTAGTCATGAAGTATTACAAAACTCTTCACCCCCTCCAACCAATGGAATTGGAGGTAGTCCTGAAAATTTTCCTAGTCCTGTAGACATAAACCTACATGCAGGGCCCGAAAGCAGCAGGACAGATCTCAGTGAAAACGATAAACACAATAAGATCCCAGTAAACGCTGTAAAACCTCACACCAGTTCTCCAGGACTTGTAAAACCTTCAAGCACTTCCTCGTTACTAAAGACTGCAGTGCTTCAGCAGCATGAGAAATCAGAAGAAGCCACGGGCCCCCACCAGCCCAAGAGCCCACGCTGCTCCTCCTTTAGCCCCAGGAACGTTAGGCATGATGCTTTTGCTCGGCAGCACACCACGTACTCACCAAAGGATTCGATGCCCAGTCCATCTCAAAGGTCTCAGTTCGCGGACGCCGCGCCGGTGCCGTCGCCGCCTCCATCCCTGATGCAACCATCCACGCCTCCCATGCCAGCCAAGAGACTGGAGTTCCCTCCTCAGGCGGCCCCCgaggtggcacagccctggcaggagcagcagggagcccccgagggccagcacaggcacacagcagggacacttcAGCAGCACACGGCTCCCGGCTGCAAAGGCCACCCCGGGGAATCACACACGGGCTTCCCACAGGACACTTCCAGAATGGACAGTGATGATGCTGCTTCAGGGTCTGAtagcaaaaagaagaaaaggtacCGACCCAGAGACTATACAGTCAACTTGGATGGGCACG from Molothrus aeneus isolate 106 chromosome 27, BPBGC_Maene_1.0, whole genome shotgun sequence includes these protein-coding regions:
- the MED26 gene encoding mediator of RNA polymerase II transcription subunit 26; translated protein: MTAAPAPSPQQIRDRLLQAIDPQSNIHNMVAVLEVISSLEKYPITKEALEETRLGRLINEVRKKTSNEELAKRAKKLLRNWQKLIEPVTQNEPVPRGLPNPPGSANGGAHNCKPDSQLPAVPGAKPISELKSRNDIQKLNSPKTEKLGNRKRKGDHRDGHQGPPPPKVSKASHEVLQNSSPPPTNGIGGSPENFPSPVDINLHAGPESSRTDLSENDKHNKIPVNAVKPHTSSPGLVKPSSTSSLLKTAVLQQHEKSEEATGPHQPKSPRCSSFSPRNVRHDAFARQHTTYSPKDSMPSPSQRSQFADAAPVPSPPPSLMQPSTPPMPAKRLEFPPQAAPEVAQPWQEQQGAPEGQHRHTAGTLQQHTAPGCKGHPGESHTGFPQDTSRMDSDDAASGSDSKKKKRYRPRDYTVNLDGHVIEGGVKPVRLKERKLTFDPMTGQIKPLTPKDPLQVEIPALTEQHRTETEKQEQKPNLQSPFEQTNWKELSRNEIIQSYLNRQSSLLSSSGVQTPGAHYFMSEYLKQEESTRKEARKTHVLAPNSKPTDLPGVTREVTGDDLDRIRDHNWPGVNGCYDTQGNWYDWTQCISLDPHGDDGRLNILPYVCLD